Proteins from a single region of Ensifer adhaerens:
- a CDS encoding putative bifunctional diguanylate cyclase/phosphodiesterase yields the protein MMRLGQSALPTDVYLSSVSSLYEHRKTLLIGMLSHVVTFLLVYLKTSDPLYLACSGVIFVLWALRNVDMARFDRQDFSNADRAMVRKWENRYIVGGVSVTLTCGIACGYAIAVSQDSFSELATISVTLASMISLVGRNYGSERAVLLLSSSACLPIVIGLITLQDVFMLALACLILPFILSTWMMANNVRAFLYENVLAAREIATIAGQFDAALNNMTHGLFMLDGDGRVVVANERASELLALGDRTELKDWLLDDVIRRGARRMRLDTDKTKAISRQLDLLLKGKRPQVLIPVSEELHLEFSASRRDNGDIVLIFEDVTARVQADKQILHMVRFDKLTELPSRDYFGELVVAAASGDEREDRLVGLMVLDVTEFKHVNDMRGHIVGDKLLQAIAGRLKALACDDAIAARLMGDEFVVFFPNRADVTDLEERMRGLHTELRGTYVAGGFTFNMTMSAGFVIASNVDLKLEDLQIKADLALSETKLRNRGGCTAFEVEMDARYVDRQKLKADLREAINARSLTLSYQPMFAPSGGRVECCEALARWTHPERGPVPPNVFIQLAEELGLVTEITRFVLDQACRNCMDWPSDVSVSVNLSVLDLRSSEIVTMVTDALQATGLDASRLHLEVTESCLMDEPLKVQAILRELRGLGITIAIDDFGTGYSSLSYLDVLPVDIIKIDRSFVRNIREDSRRFKLLRGTANLARALGLRIVVEGVETTDQLQLINEHNCADLIQGFVFAAPMPASAIATLCKNGVPKRGAKPTSKRIA from the coding sequence ATGATGCGACTTGGACAGAGCGCTCTTCCGACTGACGTGTATCTGTCATCCGTGAGCTCGCTCTACGAACATCGCAAGACGTTGCTGATCGGCATGTTGTCGCATGTCGTGACGTTTCTGCTCGTCTATCTCAAGACCAGTGATCCGCTATATCTCGCCTGCTCCGGCGTGATCTTCGTGCTCTGGGCGCTGCGCAATGTCGATATGGCGCGGTTCGACCGGCAGGATTTCTCCAATGCCGACCGGGCGATGGTCCGCAAATGGGAGAACCGCTACATCGTCGGCGGTGTCAGCGTCACGCTCACCTGCGGCATCGCCTGCGGTTACGCCATTGCCGTCAGTCAGGATTCCTTTTCCGAGCTCGCCACCATATCGGTGACGCTGGCCTCGATGATCTCGCTCGTCGGGCGCAACTACGGCTCGGAGCGGGCCGTGCTTCTCCTGTCCTCGTCGGCATGCCTGCCGATCGTGATCGGCCTGATCACGCTGCAGGACGTGTTCATGCTGGCGCTCGCCTGCCTCATCCTGCCGTTCATTCTTTCCACCTGGATGATGGCCAACAATGTGCGCGCCTTTCTTTATGAGAACGTGTTGGCGGCGCGCGAGATCGCGACGATTGCCGGCCAATTCGACGCCGCGCTCAACAACATGACGCATGGCCTGTTCATGCTGGATGGCGATGGCCGTGTCGTGGTGGCCAATGAGCGTGCCAGCGAGTTGCTGGCGCTTGGCGACAGGACGGAGCTCAAGGATTGGCTGCTCGATGACGTGATAAGGCGCGGTGCGCGGCGCATGCGGCTCGATACCGACAAGACCAAGGCGATCTCGCGCCAGCTCGATCTCCTGCTCAAGGGAAAGCGCCCGCAGGTCTTGATCCCGGTCAGCGAAGAGCTGCATCTCGAGTTTTCGGCCAGCCGCCGCGACAATGGCGATATCGTGCTGATCTTCGAGGATGTGACGGCGCGTGTGCAGGCGGACAAGCAGATTCTGCACATGGTGCGCTTCGACAAGCTGACCGAACTGCCGAGCCGCGACTACTTCGGAGAGCTGGTTGTGGCCGCCGCAAGTGGCGACGAGAGGGAGGACCGGCTCGTCGGTCTGATGGTTCTCGACGTCACCGAATTCAAGCATGTCAACGACATGCGCGGCCACATCGTCGGCGACAAGCTGCTGCAGGCGATCGCCGGCCGGTTGAAGGCGCTCGCCTGCGATGATGCGATTGCGGCGCGCCTGATGGGCGACGAATTTGTCGTGTTCTTCCCGAACAGGGCCGACGTCACCGATCTGGAAGAACGGATGCGCGGGCTCCACACGGAACTGCGTGGCACCTATGTTGCCGGCGGCTTCACCTTCAACATGACCATGAGCGCGGGCTTCGTCATCGCGTCGAACGTGGATCTGAAACTCGAAGACCTGCAGATCAAGGCGGATCTTGCGCTATCGGAAACCAAGCTGCGCAACCGGGGCGGCTGCACCGCGTTCGAAGTCGAGATGGACGCCCGCTATGTCGACCGCCAGAAGCTGAAAGCCGATCTGCGCGAGGCGATCAACGCGCGCAGCCTGACGCTTTCCTACCAGCCGATGTTCGCGCCGAGCGGTGGCCGGGTCGAGTGCTGCGAAGCGCTGGCACGCTGGACGCATCCCGAGCGCGGGCCCGTGCCGCCGAACGTGTTCATTCAGCTCGCCGAGGAACTGGGGCTGGTCACGGAGATCACGCGTTTCGTGCTCGACCAGGCATGCCGGAATTGCATGGACTGGCCGAGCGATGTGTCCGTCTCGGTCAATCTGTCGGTGCTGGATCTGCGCAGCAGCGAAATCGTCACGATGGTCACGGACGCTCTGCAGGCAACCGGTCTCGACGCTTCGCGGCTGCATCTGGAGGTGACTGAAAGCTGCCTGATGGACGAGCCGCTCAAGGTGCAGGCGATCCTGCGCGAGCTGCGGGGCCTCGGCATCACCATTGCCATCGACGATTTCGGCACCGGCTATTCGAGCCTCAGCTACCTCGATGTCCTGCCGGTCGACATAATCAAGATCGATCGGTCCTTTGTGCGCAACATCCGTGAGGATTCGCGCCGCTTCAAGCTTCTGCGCGGTACGGCAAATCTTGCCCGCGCCCTCGGCCTGCGCATCGTCGTCGAAGGCGTCGAGACGACCGATCAGTTGCAGCTGATCAACGAGCACAATTGTGCCGATTTGATACAGGGCTTCGTGTTCGCTGCCCCCATGCCTGCTTCTGCTATTGCGACGCTTTGCAAGAATGGTGTGCCAAAACGAGGCGCAAAGCCCACCAGCAAGCGCATCGCCTGA